In one Solanum dulcamara chromosome 1, daSolDulc1.2, whole genome shotgun sequence genomic region, the following are encoded:
- the LOC129881030 gene encoding probable E3 ubiquitin-protein ligase ARI2, which translates to MEDYIYVSSDGDEWENQQYNNDDEDGEFVDGFMEIEQERNGICEKGSSCKVIRKESLLAAQKEDLQRVMDLLSLKEHHARSLLIHYRWEVEKVFAVLVERGREKLYAEAGVTLEGKDEHTSTLSTTEVTCQICFEDASVEKTTVMDCNHIFCNDCWTTHFIVKINEGQSKRVTCMAQKCNVICDEGKIRDLVTAKDPTLAEKFDRFLLESYIDDNKRVKWCPSVPHCGNAIRIEDDEYCCEVECACGVQFCFNCLSEAHSPCSCLMWELWMRKCKNDGKTVMWISENAKHCPKCHNAVEKNGGCNLVRCRCGQPFCWLCGGATGLEHTWSSIRGHTCGSYKEGEKERTTTARNDLLRYTHYYERYMVHSDSLKAEANMKQKLHFEVLKLEAGELQSKDFSWAENGFNRLLQSRRILSCSYPVSFCLFGQALFKNEMTSKEREIKQNLFENLQQQLEINVERLSMFLEEPFANYPEDKLLETRLKIITLSVLIDNLCKKLYDCIDNELLLPLQRATYTIAHYSPEGVAKASELPH; encoded by the exons ATGGAGGACTATATCTATGTGAGCAGCGATGGTGATGAATGGGAGAATCAACAGTACAATAATGACGATGAAGATGGTGAATTTGTTGATGGGTTTATGGAAATTGAACAAGAGAGAAATGGAATCTGCGAAAAGGGTTCTTCATGCAAG GTAATCAGGAAAGAGTCCCTTTTAGCTGCACAG AAAGAAGACTTGCAAAGAGTGATGGACTTGCTATCTCTGAAGGAACATCATGCACGAAGCTTGCTTATTCATTACCGATGGGAAGTTGAAAAGGTCTTTGCGGTTCTTGTtgagagagggagagaaaaGTTATATGCTGAAGCGGGTGTGACACTGGAAGGGAAAGATGAACATACTTCCACTCTGTCGACAACTGAAGTGACATGTCAAATTTGCTTCGAAGATGCCTCTGTTGAGAAGACTACTGTAATGGACTGCAACCATATATTTTGCAATGACT GTTGGACAACTCATTTCATTGTAAAAATAAATGAGGGTCAGAGTAAACGAGTAACTTGCATGGCCCAAAAGTGCAATGTGATCTGTGATGAAGGAAAGATTAGGGATCTCGTCACTGCAAAAGATCCTACTTTGGCAGAGAAATTTGATCGTTTTCTGTTAGAGTCATATATTGATGATAACAAGAGGGTTAAATGGTGCCCTAGTGTTCCTCATTGTGGAAATGCAATTCGTATTGAGGATGATGAATACTGCTGTGAGGTTGAATGTGCATGCGGTGTACAGTTCTGTTTTAATTGTTTATCAGAAGCACACTCACCTTGTTCATGTCTGATGTGGGAACTTTGGATGAGAAAGTGCAAGAACGATGGGAAGACGGTAATGTGGATAAGTGAAAATGCCAAACATTGCCCAAAATGTCATAATGCTGTGGAGAAGAATGGGGGATGCAACCTTGTAAGATGTAGATGTGGACAGCCGTTTTG TTGGTTGTGTGGTGGAGCTACTGGCTTAGAACACACATGGAGTAGCATTCGAGGTCACACTTGTGGCAGTTATAAGGAAGGGGAAAAGGAAAGGACTACGACTGCCAGAAATGATCTCTTGCGCTATACTCATTATTACGAGCGCTATATGGTTCATAGTGATTCATTGAAGGCTGAAGCAAATATGAAGCAAAAACTACATTTTGAAGTGTTGAAACTTGAAGCAGGGGAATTGCAATCAAAGGACTTCAGCTGGGCAGAAAATGGATTTAATAGACTCCTTCAATCAAGGCGAATTCTCTCCTGTTCCTATCCAGTTTCATTTTGCTTGTTTGGTCAGGCGCTGTTCAAGAACGAAATGACATCAAAAGAAAGGGAAATAAAGCAGAACCTTTTTGAGAATCTGCAGCAGCAACTTGAAATAAATGTTGAGAGACTTTCCATGTTCCTGGAAGAACCATTTGCCAACTACCCCGAAGATAAGCTTTTGGAGACTAGATTGAAGATCATCACACTCTCTGTACTAATAGACAACCTTTGCAAAAAGTT gTACGATTGCATTGACAACGAATTACTGCTTCCTCTACAGCGGGCGACTTATACCATAGCTCATTATAGTCCTGAGGGAGTGGCTAAAGCATCAGAACTTCCTCATTGA